Proteins co-encoded in one Astyanax mexicanus isolate ESR-SI-001 chromosome 1, AstMex3_surface, whole genome shotgun sequence genomic window:
- the srsf10a gene encoding serine/arginine-rich splicing factor 10 isoform X2 codes for MQNLNSSSMFEDVRDAEDALHNLDRKWVCGRQIEIQFAQGDRKTPGQMRSKERRSPRSFSRYDDYDRDGRHRRSRSRSYDRRRSRSPSYERRPRRSESPRESRRHRRSRSHENDRYRNPRDHGRGHRGGPSRSRSRSRSPDSRFKSKSRKSRSQSRSPRPPAEDLPPSISTREEQTHARSRSCSRSVSRSRSRSRSWAGRKSGGH; via the exons ATGCAAAACCTTAACAGCAGTAGCATGTTCGAGGATGTTCGAGACGCAGAGGACGCTCTACACAATCTGGACCGTAAATGGGTCTGCGGACGGCAGATTGAGATCCAGTTCGCACAAGGAGACAGGAAAA CTCCAGGACAGATGAGGTCCAAAGAGAGGCGTTCCCCTCGCAGCTTCTCCAGATACGACGATTACGACCGCGACGGACGTCACCGACGCTCACGAAGCCGCAGCTACGACAGACGCCGGAGTCGTAGTCCGTCATACGAGCGGCGACCGCGACGCTCAGAGAGCCCCCGAGA GTCTCGTAGACACAGGCGAAGCAGGAGTCACGAGAACGACAG GTACAGGAATCCCCGGGATCACGGTCGGGGGCACCGCGGCGGTCCGTCTCGTAGCCGGTCCAGGTCCCGCTCCCCCGACTCCAGGTTCAAATCTAAAAGCCGTAAATCTCGCTCCCAGTCTCGGTCGCCCCGCCCCCCCGCCGAGGACCTGCCCCCTTCCATCAGCACCCGAGAGGAGCAGACCCACGCCCGCTCGCGCTCCTGCTCTCGCTCCGTCTCTCGCTCGCGGTCGCGCTCGCGCTCCTGGGCCGGGCGAAAATCCGGCGGCCACTAG
- the fabp10a gene encoding fatty acid-binding protein 10-A, liver basic has translation MAFSGTWQVYAQENYEEFLRAISLPEDVIKMAKDVKPVTEIQQSGNDFTITSKTPGKSVTNSFTIGKEAEITTMDGRKLKCTVKMEAGKLICQTDKFSHMQEIKGGEMVETLTVGGTTMIRKSKKM, from the exons ATGGCCTTCAGCGGAACGTGGCAGGTTTACGCCCAGGAGAACTACGAGGAGTTCCTCAGGGCCATCT CTCTGCCAGAAGACGTCATTAAAATGGCCAAAGATGTAAAACCCGTAACCGAGATCCAGCAGAGCGGCAACGACTTCACCATCACCTCCAAAACCCCCGGCAAATCCGTCACCAACTCCTTCACCATCGGCAAGGAGGCGGAGATCACCACCATGGACGGCAGGAAGCTCAAG tgCACTGTGAAGATGGAGGCAGGGAAGCTCATCTGTCAGACAGACAAGTTCTCACACATGCAGGAGATCAAAGGAGGAGAGATGGTCGAG ACCCTGACCGTAGGCGGGACCACCATGATCAGGAAGAGTAAGAAGATGTGA
- the srsf10a gene encoding serine/arginine-rich splicing factor 10 isoform X1, whose protein sequence is MARYLRPPNTSLFIRNISDESRPEDLRREFGRYGPIVDVYIPVDFYSRRPRGFAYIQFEDVRDAEDALHNLDRKWVCGRQIEIQFAQGDRKTPGQMRSKERRSPRSFSRYDDYDRDGRHRRSRSRSYDRRRSRSPSYERRPRRSESPRESRRHRRSRSHENDRYRNPRDHGRGHRGGPSRSRSRSRSPDSRFKSKSRKSRSQSRSPRPPAEDLPPSISTREEQTHARSRSCSRSVSRSRSRSRSWAGRKSGGH, encoded by the exons ATGGCGCGATATTTGAGACCCCCTAATACTTCTCTGTTCATCAGGAATATTTCAGATGAAAGCAG GCCAGAGGATTTGCGTCGTGAGTTTGGTCGTTATGGGCCTATTGTAGATGTCTACATTCCAGTTGACTTCTATTCTCGTCGACCAAGAGGATTTGCATACATTCA GTTCGAGGATGTTCGAGACGCAGAGGACGCTCTACACAATCTGGACCGTAAATGGGTCTGCGGACGGCAGATTGAGATCCAGTTCGCACAAGGAGACAGGAAAA CTCCAGGACAGATGAGGTCCAAAGAGAGGCGTTCCCCTCGCAGCTTCTCCAGATACGACGATTACGACCGCGACGGACGTCACCGACGCTCACGAAGCCGCAGCTACGACAGACGCCGGAGTCGTAGTCCGTCATACGAGCGGCGACCGCGACGCTCAGAGAGCCCCCGAGA GTCTCGTAGACACAGGCGAAGCAGGAGTCACGAGAACGACAG GTACAGGAATCCCCGGGATCACGGTCGGGGGCACCGCGGCGGTCCGTCTCGTAGCCGGTCCAGGTCCCGCTCCCCCGACTCCAGGTTCAAATCTAAAAGCCGTAAATCTCGCTCCCAGTCTCGGTCGCCCCGCCCCCCCGCCGAGGACCTGCCCCCTTCCATCAGCACCCGAGAGGAGCAGACCCACGCCCGCTCGCGCTCCTGCTCTCGCTCCGTCTCTCGCTCGCGGTCGCGCTCGCGCTCCTGGGCCGGGCGAAAATCCGGCGGCCACTAG